In a genomic window of Mageeibacillus indolicus UPII9-5:
- a CDS encoding ABC transporter permease, with protein sequence MFWRMVGGTLFRQKKKMAMIAFTVALGISLATALMNVMLGVGDKINQELKVYGANITVVPKDASLLDDLYGIQDGVGVTDKYLFEEDAPKIKQIFWGYNIVDFAPYLKAGAKIDGTEETVRMIGTWYTKKLSLPTGEKLEAGVRNLKTWWRIDGEWLKDEDENGALVGYLLAQEHNWQIGSRITLTNGSRHSEFVIRGLLNAGGDEDKQIFVNLPACQALAGLAGKISGIDVSALTTPDNDLAKKASRNPDSLTPTEYETWYCTAYTGSICYQIQEVVRDGVAKAIRQVAESEGAILNKTKLLMLLITILSSIGSALGISNLVTASVMERGQEIGLIKAIGGRDIRIILLILTEIMLTGLFGGAIGYGIGLGFAQIIGLTVFGSTIPLAVMVIPIDIVLLIAVILVGSIPSIRYLLRLKPTEVLHGR encoded by the coding sequence ATGTTTTGGAGAATGGTCGGCGGTACACTTTTCCGCCAAAAAAAGAAAATGGCAATGATTGCCTTCACGGTGGCGCTGGGAATATCTCTGGCGACAGCTTTGATGAACGTCATGCTAGGCGTGGGGGATAAAATAAATCAAGAACTTAAAGTTTACGGTGCCAATATCACGGTCGTGCCGAAGGATGCGTCATTGTTAGATGACTTGTACGGCATTCAAGACGGTGTTGGCGTTACAGATAAATATCTGTTTGAAGAAGATGCCCCCAAAATAAAGCAAATATTCTGGGGTTACAATATTGTTGATTTCGCTCCTTATCTCAAAGCCGGAGCGAAAATTGATGGCACAGAAGAAACTGTGCGAATGATTGGAACTTGGTACACCAAAAAACTAAGCTTGCCGACCGGCGAAAAACTGGAGGCCGGTGTGCGCAATTTAAAAACTTGGTGGCGGATAGACGGCGAATGGCTCAAAGATGAGGATGAAAACGGTGCTTTAGTCGGGTACTTGCTGGCGCAAGAACATAATTGGCAAATCGGCAGCAGGATCACGCTGACGAACGGCAGCCGTCACTCGGAATTTGTCATCCGCGGCTTGTTGAATGCCGGTGGCGATGAAGATAAGCAAATATTTGTTAATTTGCCTGCCTGTCAGGCTTTGGCCGGTTTAGCCGGAAAAATTTCCGGTATCGACGTATCAGCATTGACTACGCCGGACAACGATTTGGCGAAAAAAGCTTCCCGCAATCCGGATTCTCTTACCCCTACCGAATATGAAACATGGTATTGCACCGCTTATACCGGCTCGATTTGTTACCAGATTCAGGAAGTGGTACGTGACGGTGTCGCCAAAGCCATTCGTCAGGTCGCTGAATCGGAGGGTGCGATTTTGAACAAAACCAAACTGCTGATGTTGCTGATAACCATCTTAAGCTCAATCGGCTCGGCCCTGGGTATCAGCAATCTGGTCACCGCTTCAGTTATGGAGCGTGGGCAAGAGATCGGCCTGATCAAAGCGATCGGTGGGCGCGATATACGAATCATTCTATTGATTTTAACGGAAATCATGTTGACCGGCTTGTTCGGCGGGGCGATCGGCTACGGCATCGGGCTTGGCTTTGCTCAGATCATCGGTTTGACCGTTTTCGGTTCGACGATACCGCTGGCGGTAATGGTTATCCCGATTGACATCGTTTTGCTTATAGCGGTTATTTTGGTCGGCAGCATTCCGTCGATAAGATATCTGTTGAGATTAAAACCTACAGAAGTTTTGCACGGGAGGTAA
- a CDS encoding FTR1 family iron permease, translating into MRNKTGLAMLLAVLLVMLLPLSSIVEAKTAKKKYANFQEVAIDMETCFQRAIKSIEDGDSKAAYKAMNDAYFGHYEIQGFEKYVMVNISAKRVSKIEGMFRDIKHSILGNIKKDNKEIINNIKTLSMCVCRDALILDGVVGEDAPEEEGLKVLKGTTVTADAGKVKLKSFFASFGLLIREGLEAILVCMAIITYLIKSGNKQLCKGVYLGMLAGVVGSGILAVLIDIALQGVGQELMEGWTMFLAVAVLFYVSHWMLHQSEEHAWNEYINKAVQKSIDKRNQYVLIGSAFLAVIREGAELILFYKATLSGGTSNGTYAFFGFVACAVVLAAIYFIMRYTTVRLPLRPFFLFTSILLFLMCFTFIGKGVQELTEAGFISGATTLPFMKGFNIPDLGFYDRAETMLPQMMIVIASLWLIIGNHVNRKRTIREAKANASAAVAAANDHAETPVTTAETVETTSAETATKA; encoded by the coding sequence ATGCGCAATAAAACAGGTTTAGCGATGCTGCTTGCCGTGTTACTGGTTATGCTTTTGCCATTAAGCTCAATAGTTGAAGCCAAAACCGCAAAGAAAAAGTACGCTAACTTTCAGGAAGTGGCCATCGACATGGAAACTTGTTTTCAGCGGGCGATCAAGTCCATTGAAGACGGTGACTCGAAGGCAGCTTACAAAGCAATGAACGATGCTTATTTTGGCCATTACGAAATACAAGGTTTTGAAAAATACGTAATGGTAAACATTTCAGCGAAGCGGGTAAGCAAAATTGAAGGAATGTTCCGCGATATTAAACATTCCATTCTCGGCAACATCAAAAAAGATAACAAAGAAATCATAAATAACATTAAGACTCTCTCCATGTGCGTCTGTCGAGATGCCTTGATTTTGGACGGCGTTGTTGGCGAAGACGCGCCGGAAGAAGAGGGCTTGAAAGTTCTCAAAGGCACTACCGTAACGGCTGATGCAGGCAAGGTCAAGCTTAAGTCATTCTTCGCGTCATTCGGCTTGCTGATTCGTGAAGGCCTTGAAGCGATCTTGGTTTGCATGGCCATAATCACCTATTTGATCAAGTCGGGCAACAAACAACTTTGCAAAGGTGTTTACCTCGGCATGTTGGCCGGCGTCGTCGGCAGCGGAATCTTGGCTGTATTGATCGATATTGCTTTACAAGGTGTCGGCCAGGAATTGATGGAAGGCTGGACGATGTTCTTGGCAGTGGCGGTTCTGTTCTACGTCAGCCACTGGATGTTGCATCAATCGGAAGAACACGCATGGAATGAATATATCAACAAAGCGGTGCAGAAATCAATTGATAAGCGTAATCAGTACGTTTTGATCGGTTCGGCGTTCTTGGCTGTTATCCGTGAAGGTGCTGAGTTGATCCTCTTCTACAAAGCCACATTATCCGGCGGCACAAGCAACGGAACATATGCGTTTTTTGGCTTTGTGGCTTGCGCAGTGGTTTTGGCTGCGATATACTTTATCATGCGCTATACGACGGTTCGTCTGCCGTTGCGCCCATTTTTCCTGTTCACCAGTATTTTGTTGTTCCTGATGTGCTTCACTTTCATCGGCAAGGGTGTGCAGGAACTCACCGAAGCCGGATTCATCTCCGGTGCGACCACACTGCCGTTTATGAAGGGCTTTAACATACCGGATCTCGGTTTCTACGATCGTGCTGAAACGATGCTGCCGCAGATGATGATTGTTATTGCTTCGTTGTGGCTGATTATCGGTAACCATGTAAACCGCAAAAGAACTATCCGTGAGGCCAAAGCGAATGCGTCGGCTGCCGTAGCAGCGGCAAATGATCACGCTGAAACGCCGGTGACTACCGCCGAAACAGTCGAAACAACTTCAGCTGAAACGGCGACTAAAGCCTAA
- a CDS encoding iron transporter gives MNKKFLSIVLAGAMAMAMVACNNSEKPAESKAAESKMAEESKMEKESKPEETKAAAESKKDEKAPDAKADDKKDDKAVPGSSGFNEIPIGEATDSGPFHIEAVYFQAVDMIPENKQPSAEESDMHLEADIHLKPEAGKAFGFGDGEDIWPAYLTVNYKVMSEDGKKEITSGTFMPMNADDGAHYGINVKKGVIPVGKYKLVLEIKASDDYLLHVDSETGVPIAQKEGKEAAAKYYEKQTVTLDWNYDGSQLASK, from the coding sequence ATGAACAAGAAATTTCTGAGTATTGTTTTAGCCGGTGCTATGGCTATGGCTATGGTTGCATGTAATAACTCGGAGAAACCTGCCGAGAGCAAAGCTGCTGAAAGCAAAATGGCAGAAGAGAGCAAGATGGAGAAAGAGTCCAAGCCGGAAGAAACCAAGGCTGCTGCTGAAAGCAAAAAGGACGAAAAGGCTCCGGATGCCAAAGCTGACGATAAAAAAGATGACAAAGCTGTTCCGGGTAGCTCAGGCTTTAACGAAATCCCGATCGGTGAAGCTACCGATTCCGGCCCGTTCCACATTGAAGCTGTTTATTTCCAAGCTGTTGATATGATCCCTGAGAACAAACAACCTTCAGCGGAAGAATCCGATATGCACTTGGAAGCTGATATCCACCTGAAGCCTGAAGCCGGTAAAGCATTTGGTTTCGGTGATGGCGAAGACATCTGGCCGGCTTACTTGACCGTTAACTACAAAGTTATGTCAGAAGATGGCAAGAAAGAAATTACTTCCGGTACTTTCATGCCGATGAATGCTGATGACGGTGCTCACTATGGTATCAACGTCAAAAAGGGTGTTATTCCTGTAGGCAAGTACAAACTGGTTCTGGAAATCAAAGCTTCTGATGACTATCTGCTCCATGTCGACAGCGAGACCGGTGTTCCGATCGCTCAAAAAGAGGGCAAAGAAGCCGCTGCTAAGTACTATGAGAAACAGACAGTTACTTTGGACTGGAATTATGACGGTAGCCAATTAGCTTCTAAGTAA
- a CDS encoding ABC transporter permease, translating into MRNKSMFFKMVLSSLLRRRSRMVVALLAVAIGSTIMSGMITIYYDIPRQLGKEFRSYGANFMVLSSTDKKITEKQFDALGKALPAKKVVGLAPYRYETTKINQHPYILAGTYMEEAKKNSPFWYIEGEWATNSDKQDVMIGKEVAKTLDLNLGDTFKVEGVKYGREVVASKVSDSAEASKKKDAAEDYYSKKFRVKGIITTGGAEESFIFLNIDVLDKMLEDEMRLDGVECSIEGNAMELDKTAADLAKRVPGIVGRPVRRVTQSQDIVLGKLQVLVLLVDLVVLLLTIISVLTTMIAVVTERRKEIGLKKALGASDRSIITEFMGEGAGLGILGGVLGVILGFFFAQQVSLSVFGRTIEFSWWIIPVTLGISVIITIVASIWPVKQATKIDPALVLRGE; encoded by the coding sequence ATGCGCAATAAATCGATGTTTTTTAAAATGGTATTGAGTTCTTTGCTGCGTCGCCGTTCCCGTATGGTGGTAGCCTTGCTGGCCGTGGCCATAGGTTCGACGATTATGTCCGGTATGATCACGATTTACTATGATATTCCGCGGCAGCTGGGCAAAGAGTTCCGTTCTTACGGAGCCAACTTTATGGTTCTTTCATCTACCGACAAAAAAATAACTGAAAAGCAGTTTGATGCTTTAGGCAAAGCACTGCCGGCGAAAAAAGTGGTCGGCCTAGCGCCTTACCGCTATGAAACGACAAAAATTAATCAGCATCCCTACATTTTGGCTGGAACTTATATGGAAGAGGCGAAGAAAAACAGTCCGTTCTGGTACATAGAGGGCGAATGGGCCACCAATTCAGATAAACAGGATGTCATGATCGGTAAGGAAGTGGCCAAAACATTAGACCTTAATTTGGGCGACACGTTCAAGGTCGAGGGCGTTAAATACGGCCGTGAGGTAGTGGCTTCCAAGGTAAGCGATTCGGCGGAAGCTAGCAAAAAAAAGGACGCGGCGGAAGATTATTACAGCAAAAAATTTCGAGTCAAAGGCATTATTACAACCGGCGGAGCGGAAGAAAGTTTTATCTTTCTGAACATCGACGTGCTGGACAAAATGCTGGAGGACGAAATGCGGTTAGACGGTGTCGAATGTAGTATTGAGGGGAATGCGATGGAACTTGACAAGACGGCAGCCGATTTGGCCAAGCGTGTTCCCGGTATTGTCGGTCGACCGGTGCGGCGAGTTACGCAGTCGCAAGACATAGTGCTCGGGAAACTGCAAGTTTTGGTATTGCTTGTTGATTTGGTCGTTTTACTGCTGACGATAATTTCCGTCCTAACCACGATGATTGCAGTGGTCACGGAGCGGCGCAAGGAGATTGGCCTGAAGAAGGCTTTGGGTGCATCTGACCGCAGTATTATTACAGAGTTCATGGGCGAAGGCGCCGGCTTAGGAATTTTGGGCGGCGTTTTGGGTGTGATTTTAGGCTTCTTCTTTGCCCAACAGGTCAGCTTGAGCGTTTTCGGGCGCACGATTGAATTTTCTTGGTGGATTATTCCGGTCACCCTGGGAATTTCAGTGATCATTACTATCGTGGCCAGTATTTGGCCGGTTAAACAAGCGACTAAGATTGATCCAGCGTTGGTTTTGCGTGGAGAATGA
- a CDS encoding Fe-S-containing protein, with product MLSFLIYVLGMLLLFAGIFGLTMAYIRRIEENNFLKYILGVCTGIGFLAGTAIYVAKRLQPKKLLRALTALNRQVIVAAWMIASVALIIFIVFLLLRAFSSAGKTENGSLLSSKPGAAGCRVGNVLLYVALICFSLSLIPLMAHILPQLYLKTGEFVAFNEESVSTGTLFRFGGYALGWLLAFLTCLSIYQAFRRLNTDSMLFVGGLFYVLLILDLAMRGISSGARLGILPRRNSFVFEVMIFEDKSMPYFAVGYLLIALIAAIIVYLLHRSLKGEFQTSAMRRKAAWWQRNCRRWAKSLAVFMLLSCLMLTVVNDYITRPVELAPAEAYQEENGRIIIPLSAVEDGHLHRFAYMYEKHNIRFIVVRKPGSNAYGVGLDACEICGIAGYFERGNTVVCKRCDVVMNKATIGFKGGCNPVPFPYEVKDGRIIINKSDLEKEANRFPVGA from the coding sequence GTGTTAAGTTTTTTAATATATGTATTAGGAATGCTGTTGTTGTTTGCCGGAATTTTCGGCTTAACTATGGCTTATATTCGGCGAATTGAAGAGAATAACTTCCTGAAATATATTTTGGGTGTTTGCACCGGTATCGGTTTCCTAGCAGGAACAGCGATATATGTGGCAAAGAGGCTGCAACCGAAAAAGTTATTGCGTGCGTTGACCGCACTTAACCGGCAAGTTATCGTTGCGGCCTGGATGATTGCTAGTGTCGCGCTGATAATATTTATTGTGTTTTTGCTGCTACGAGCCTTCAGTTCGGCCGGCAAGACAGAAAATGGAAGTTTGCTAAGTTCCAAACCCGGGGCGGCAGGTTGCCGGGTGGGAAATGTTCTTTTATATGTAGCGTTGATATGTTTTTCACTGTCTTTAATTCCGTTGATGGCGCATATTTTGCCTCAACTCTATTTGAAGACGGGTGAATTTGTCGCTTTTAACGAAGAATCGGTGAGCACTGGTACTTTGTTCCGTTTCGGCGGCTATGCACTTGGCTGGCTGCTGGCATTTTTGACTTGCCTGAGTATATATCAAGCTTTCAGGCGATTAAACACCGATTCAATGTTGTTTGTGGGCGGCCTGTTCTATGTTTTACTTATCTTGGACTTGGCGATGCGCGGTATCAGCAGCGGTGCCAGACTCGGTATTTTGCCGCGGCGCAATAGCTTCGTTTTTGAGGTGATGATTTTTGAGGACAAGAGCATGCCTTATTTTGCCGTAGGTTATTTACTGATAGCCTTGATCGCGGCGATTATTGTTTATCTGTTGCATCGTAGTTTAAAAGGGGAGTTTCAAACTTCCGCCATGCGGCGTAAAGCGGCTTGGTGGCAAAGAAATTGCCGCCGTTGGGCCAAGAGTCTCGCCGTATTTATGTTGTTGAGTTGTCTGATGCTTACCGTGGTAAATGACTATATTACACGCCCGGTCGAGTTGGCCCCGGCCGAAGCCTATCAAGAAGAAAACGGTCGGATTATAATTCCGCTGTCGGCTGTGGAGGACGGCCATCTGCACCGCTTTGCGTATATGTACGAAAAACACAATATTCGTTTTATTGTCGTGCGCAAACCGGGCAGCAACGCTTACGGTGTCGGTCTTGATGCCTGTGAGATTTGCGGCATAGCCGGTTATTTTGAACGCGGTAATACGGTTGTCTGCAAACGCTGTGACGTTGTAATGAATAAAGCAACCATCGGATTCAAGGGCGGCTGTAACCCGGTACCCTTCCCGTATGAAGTCAAGGACGGTCGCATAATAATAAATAAATCCGATTTGGAAAAGGAAGCTAATCGTTTCCCGGTAGGAGCATAA